TGCTCCAGTGAgatgccttttcctttccttagcTACCTGAGCATTCTGCTGGCATGAAGATTTTTGAATGCTATACTTTATGGACtttaaatataagaaatacAGATAACATCTGTGTTTCTAGTGATTCTTTATAAAAGGAGTCATGTGAATTTGACCACGTGTGACAGCCTTGATGGTGTTTGTACTAATGTTGATATTATCTGAGTAGATTTTTTAACATGGCTGACTTTCACAACGTTAAATTCGAAGGTGTAACTAAATCTGTGCTGATCTTGTCGAGCCCAGTTCTAGTATACAATACGTTCACTCTGTTTCACttgtactttttaaatttgGAGTTTACTAACTTGCAGACCAAAAGTTATGTGCTTAAGGATTTCATGAGTCATTCAAAATAGCAAATGGAAACAAGAATATTAGATCGTGTCTAGAGGTAATTGACAGAGaattaaatgaattatttcatgTAAACGACAGGAAAGATGTTCAACAATAGTCACATTAGACACATTTTTTTAACCTAACTCACAGTTTTGGGTATGTTCATGTTTTCAGACATGTTTTGATTGTGTGTACCAAAAGGGAATGTGAAAACTACTTACTACAGTATGACTGTATCTGTTGTAACTGCCTACAAAATGCTACAGCAAACAGTATCTCTAGGCCCCGGGACTGTTGAATGTGAACACTTAGATTATGCAGTTTCTGAAGTTTTGATGTAATAGGACTTAAGCTCATAAAGAATAAACACTTTGTATTAGATACTTCCAATTGGAAGTACTAAAGGTTGCTGCTGATGATTAATGTTAATGACATTGCTTACCAATCTTTCTGTAGATGTGATTCTATGTGGATTCATCTGTCTGTGCTAGATACTACGTGAAGTATCAGAGAGCTTAATCCAAAGCGTAGAACATAATGAATATAGACTGATAAAGAACGTGGCGAATGAGACAATATCTTAAGCGTGTGCCCTAACTTCGgttgtctgtttctttttcctcttggtaGTAAAGCCTTTCTATCCACGCAAGTCCAAAACCTATGAAAATGTTGAATCTGATGATATGGAAAGGGCTTTATGTTACTGGCATTGCAGTTATGTTTTATgctccctttttattttatgtaaggTTTCAGTCATTAAATACATTGTAAGAGATGGGGTGGGGAAGGTGAAtgtgggttggggttttttgccttctAATTTGTCATTTCTTAAACTGACTGCAGGGCCAGTTGGAACAAGAACGTGAGGAGTTGGAACAGCAGAATGAAGATgacaaaatgctgtttcagcagAAAGATCAAGAGGTTTAAGCCAAAGCTTAGTCAGTGgtttgaaaatactgttaatCAGCCGTCTTTTTCTAGATGCAGGCACTAAATAACATGGGCAGAAGCCCATGAGTGTTGAACTAAcacataattattattttttaaaaagtgaaaaaggacTAAGAATGTCTAATACCTTGCTTCCATTCTGAGTTTTATACTTGAATTTTGGTCTGTCATATTaggcttattttatttatattcagaATAGAGCATAAATTCATTGCAAAATTGAGCGTAAGGGTAGCTTAGCTGGTGCTTTCACGTTCCTTGGTGATATTTATGAGAAAATGTAACTTGAGCATGCCTAATTTAAGTGTCTAGACAGTAATGTTTTACAACGTATCAACACAAAGTCCATTTACTGTACCTGGAAAAAGAACTGTGGTTTGGAATTGGGACAGCTCTTGATTCTGAGATCTGGTGCACAGGAATTTATACTAACAGAAGAGTGTGTATATAGATGTCCATGCGAATGTATGGTCTTTTAGTGCTATTTCAGTAAAAACCTATGCTGATAATTGGCTTTTAAATGTGACTATCTCTTAAATTTACATGCAGCACGTCATATTTTAGAGATATGTATGTTTTAGTGCACTGTTAAAATAATGACAGAACATAATTGTAGAAAGATGATGAcctgaaagagacagaaaaaatgagtatgtataaatttaaaccaaaattcctggtatttaaaaaaaactggtAAAAGTAGTCTTAACGAGCATACAAAGACCATATTCACATACCAATACATTTGTATAGCATGCATCTAAAGTATTCTCTTTATATTAATATGTAATGTGCTTTTAACACATCTGAAATATTCTTCATAAACAATTATTCACGGCGTGGAATACTTTTAACTGGAAACTGGTTTCCATTACCATAGGAAATTGGAAAGACGATAGCTGAACTTACAGATAAAGCTGGAGTGCCCAATCTGACCAGAATTGAGGAGAATGAACAGTTAGAAGTAAGTGTTTAGAAAGAACAGGGAGATTATAAATGATTGATTCTTacagatttgcttttctgtgcaaaGGTTAAAACTGTTGCAGGTAAGACTCTGCTGGTTCATTCGGTTTTAAGGGATGGTATTTTAGCCACAACCTGCAAACTGCCGATAGCTTGTTTTCTGGTAAAAGTTAAGCCCTTGTAAAAGACTGTGGTGATGGCTGACTAAATCCTCAagatttaaaatgtgcttttgtatTCAGATATGTTACAAACGAGAATATGAATATCCTCAGAGAGGAGGCAGCCTTCCTTTGCTGTATGAACAGTCATATACAACATGTACTAAATCACAAATGATGACTTGCTTTTGAGTGACCgaagttatttatatttttctggctggtgtgaattatattttttggATAGCAGAATGCACTCTTGTGCGGAGATAGGTGAGCAACCGTTGAACAAATAACACCAGATACTAAAGACACACAGTGCTCGCTACGGCTAGGACTTGCAGAGAATCAGGTTATCTGAGCCTTATGCCAACATGAATGTAGTGCTTTCAATAATACAACTACACCTCTGTATTGTGATCCTCAGGCATATTCTACACCCAgctttttacttaattttttttattagtccTTTTATACTTGACAGTCCAGGGAAATGAGAGAATATGAGTCAGCCTTCATTTATTGTAAGGCATGGCAATACCTTTAACAAATGATACCAAATATTGCAAAATCACTCAGCTTTATGAGTATTCACTGGTCATGAAGATATTCATATCTATCTGACTTTTTCCAGTTAGAGTATTCCAAGTGGTACGACTTGAGATTTTGATGTATTAGTTTTAGTATGTCATTATCAGAaccctttttcctttattagcCTTAATAATTTGCCCACTTAACTTCTGGTATCAGTAGAGTAATTCTAGCTCAGAATTTATATTGTGATATTAATATGCTTTATGCTTAAGGTTACTTTAATAATAGCCTGTTTTATAggtgtaaatatatttatgaacaTACTTATGACTATTCTTAGGATCAGGTTttcagaggtgtttttttcactATGGTAAATCAGATGAGTTCTCAGGGTGTTGTATAGCCccattttttataattttctgatAATTACATATTAGAAAGTATTCTTGAGGCTTCATGCATATTTTATGCATTCTTAAATAAGTTAATTGCAAAACCAGATGTGAAAAGTACTACGTACTGCTTCACAGAAGTAAAGAATGCTGCATTTAGCTCTAGGGCCCCCAACGTAAGAAGgacatgggcctgttggagcAAGCCCAGAGGAGGCTACGCAGATGATCAGGGGGCCCAAGCACTTCTCCTGTGatgacaggctgagagagctggagcagttgagcctggagaagggaaggctccgggGACACCTTAGGACAGCCTgtcagtacctaaaggggcctctaagaaaggtggggacagatgttttagtagggcctgttgtgataggacaagggagaatggttttaaactgaaagagggtaggtttagactagatattaggaagcaattcttcactgtgagggcagtgaggcactggcacaggttgcccagagcagctgggctcTCTAGcttgccccatccctggcagtgctcaaggccaggttggatggggctgtgaACAACCTGATCTtatggaaggtgtccctgctggtggcagggggcttggagcTAGacgatctttaaggtcccttccaactcaaaccatttcatgattctatgaaaacgAGTAATAAAGTTACCTGCTACTGGTTATATGTGCCGTCTCCCAAGTTTTCATGCCTGAAGTCATTTAAAGTTGGATTACATTGGCCTTTGGtaatattatttcagattttacagTGATATGTATGTTGaattaaactaaaaattaagaacagatcaataaaattaaaatatatagattTGTACTCTTGAAACTGTACTGCTCTCAGAATCCTAATACTTCATCCAGATTCGTTGGATTTTATAACAAAAGTCTGGTGATAAACTTCATGGTATTTCACTGAATGAAAGAGTTCATAATTATATTGATGGTCTgtcatgtgggtttttttctctcttttttactttttatgaagTTCAGTTAATGCTGGTAACTGatagaatttcttttttattttgtagagTATAACAGATCTCATGGCAGAAGCAGAACAAGAAAGTTCCCAACTGATCTGAAAGCagtaaacatatttttctaCTCATTACTTGCTGAACCTGAAGGgtaatatttatgtattttatatagaGAGCTGATTTACATACCTGTTGCTTCCgtttctgtgctttctgggTGCTTGTATAAAGTCTGTTAATTCTGCCAtgtgatgctttctttttgttctgaaacCATTGTAGCTAGCACAGCTGACtcaggaagaaaactgcaattgaaatgaaaacagtgaaTATATTTCTACTTATTGTGCATTGATTCTTGCAGTGTAATCATAATAATTGTAGATATAATTGAGTCAAGGTTATTTTGGAGTAGAGGCTACAATATGATAATTTGAATcaatattaaaagaataaaagatatTGAAAAAGGATTTGTCAAGGATTTCAGCGGTTTCTAATAGAAAGAGGGAATGCTCTGTGGATTAGAAGATGGAGGGGGTTCTGCACATAAAACTAGATGCAAAAATCAAATCACAAGGTTTTCCCGTTTATCTGGAAGAGATAAATTGAACTCTGTGACTTAGTAGACAGATGTACTAAAAGATCTTCTCTGTCTTACAAATCATGAGGTGCTTCTTGTAACACTAGGTGTTTGCGGTGTATAATACCTTTTTCTGGTTATTATGTGATATTAGGTGAGTTGCAAGCGTCTGCATATCAGTTTTGATTAGTCAAGTcttaaagtgatttttctgcatttttcttgaaTTTGCAGATcacaaaattacttctgtgtttttacTAAATATCATTAGTTCTCAAAGCtttacttctaaaaaaatttggaagaatatttattttgatccatatttttctgttaaaaaataagttttataaTCCTTAAAGCTTGCGTTAAGTTTTATAAGAACAAATTTCTATAATGGCTGTTGTCTTGGTATAGGTTGTCAAGAATATTCTGTGTCTGTTAATTATAAATGGAAAAGACACCAGCATTAAGAAATCCTATGCGTCTTGGCTAAAACATGCCTTTCCATCTCAATGGCTTCTAATAATACAGGTTAGTCGGACAATTAACATTAAGTATTTGCCAATATTATAGAGTGAGAATACTTTTATTACAAATTCAGTGCATAGTTAGT
The Falco naumanni isolate bFalNau1 chromosome 9, bFalNau1.pat, whole genome shotgun sequence DNA segment above includes these coding regions:
- the DYDC1 gene encoding DPY30 domain-containing protein 1 isoform X4; its protein translation is MLERTELEQEREAALVEVEILRKMKEEELMIQRKLEEQCQGQLEQEREELEQQNEDDKMLFQQKDQEEIGKTIAELTDKAGVPNLTRIEENEQLESITDLMAEAEQESSQLI